A portion of the Sabethes cyaneus chromosome 3, idSabCyanKW18_F2, whole genome shotgun sequence genome contains these proteins:
- the LOC128740368 gene encoding kinesin light chain-like, whose protein sequence is MENMNNNLERKSENGELMMSFLAQFQNFETRKRQLQFQNQQLTKENLLLRNTLQGIQQQLFAAESTILQLKHGKQYEEFKVRQQAISSSCLTPHKLPDPSAEEPTISAISPDKIQKQVLKYVSEDRHEMAMVLCTDAVDELERTCGHDHPDVAKILSTLAQIYRDQCNNKEARRLLKNVLAIREKTQFILMSSQLYTTSVHCTMTVAIPRKQRYSVRKP, encoded by the coding sequence ATGGAAAACATGAATAACAACTTGGAACGAAAATCGGAAAATGGCGAGCTAATGATGAGTTTTTTGGCGCAATTTCAGAACTTTGAAACAAGGAAACGCCAGTTACAATTCCAAAATCAACAGCTCACCAAAGAGAATCTACTGTTACGCAATACATTACAAGGCATTCAACAACAGCTTTTTGCAGCGGAGTCGACCATTTTGCAACTGAAACATGGAAAACAATATGAGGAATTCAAGGTACGACAGCAAGCAATATCATCGTCATGTTTAACCCCTCACAAGTTACCCGATCCTTCGGCCGAAGAACCGACAATTTCCGCTATCTCACCGGATAAAATTCAAAAACAGGTGCTCAAATATGTATCTGAAGATCGCCACGAAATGGCCATGGTTCTATGCACGGATGCTGTGGATGAACTGGAGAGAACTTGTGGGCATGATCATCCTGATGTTGCGAAGATATTGAGCACCTTAGCGCAAATCTACCGCGATCAATGCAACAACAAGGAGGCTAGACGTCTATTAAAAAACGTGCTAGCTATCAGAGAGAAAACACAGTTCATCCTGATGTCGTCGCAACTTTACACAACCTCAGTACATTGTACGATGACTGTGGCAATTCCCAGAAAGCAGAGATATTCTGTTCGAAAGCCTTAG